From Corynebacterium aquatimens:
GAACTCAGTCTCGTCGAAATCCGCTTCGTCGAAGTCCGATTCATCAAATTCATCATCGCCGAAATCTGCTTCGACGAACTTGGTTTCGTCGAAGCCTGATACACCATTGCTCTCTTCGTCGAAGTCACGCGTGCTCATCGTGCGCTCCTTTCGATCAGTTGAATCAAGGCCTCGAGGACCTGGTCTTTGGCCATGTCGGAGGTATCGATGATTTCGGCATCCTCAGCGGGGCGCAGGGGGCTTGTCGCGCGGGATGAATCGAGTTCATCGCGGCGCACGACGTCCGCTAGAACGGTCTCATAGTCCGCGTCGCGGCCGGCGGCGACGTCCTGGTCGAAGCGGCGCTGGGCGCGGACTTCAGGGGATGCGGTGAGGAATGCCTTCGCTGGGGCGTCAATCAGCACGACGGTGCCAATGTCACGACCCTCAACGATCGCGCGGTGCGCGTCGGACGCGAGGCTGCGCTGCAGGGCCACGAGATTTTCGCGGACCTCTGGGATCGCAGAAACAGCAGAAACATTCTGTGTGACCTCGCGGCCGCGGATTTCCGCAGAGACGTCTTCCCCATCCAGAATCACGGACTTTGAATCCGGGTCATCGGATACCTCAAGTGGAAGCTCGCGGGTCGCGGCTATCACGGCGGCGGTGTCGTTAGGATCAACGCCGGCGCGCAGGACTGCAAGCGTGGCTACGCGATACATCGCGCCGGTATCCACATACTTCGCGTCGAGCTTCTTTGCTAGCGCGCGGCACGTGGTGGACTTGCCGGTGCCGGAAGGACCATCGACGGCAAGGATCAGGCCGTCATTCGGCATGTTCGAAATAGGGGTGCCCATCACATTTCCACCACCTTGTACAGGGAGGTCAGTTCCGAATCATTCAGCGCGCGCAATGTGCCGGGCTTTTGCTCGCCCAAACGCACGGTGTGGATCTTTGTGCGCACCAAACGCTGGACCGGGAAGCCCGCCGCCTTCAACATGCGGCGCACGATGTGCTTGCGGCCTTCGTGGAGTTCGACCAAGATCAGCGACTCACCCTGGTGGGTGTCCACAATGTTGACGTAATCGGCTTTTGCCATCCCGTCTTCCAACTCAATACCCGCGCGCAGCTGCTTGACCAGACCTGGTTTTGCTTCGCCCTTCACGGTGGCCAGATACGTCTTCGGGACCTCGTACTTGGGGTGCATGAGACGGTTAGCCAACTCGCCATCGTTGGTCAGAATCAGAAGACCTTCAGTATCCGCGTCAAGGCGTCCAACGTGGAACAAGCGTTGACCGGCCGTGACACGATCGGCCACGATGTCGCCTACGCAGGGGCGACCGAGCTCATCTTCCATGGTGGTGTGCATTCCGCGCGGCTTGTTCAAAACGAAGTACTGCAAATCTTCATTCACGTTCACGCGCACGCCGTCAACGCGGATGATGTCCACGTTTGGATCCACGCGCACACCCTGTTCGCGCACGATCGTGCCGTTGACCTCGACGCGGCCCTCATCAATCATCAATTCCGCGTGACGACGGGAGGCCACGCCTGCTTGGGCGAGGGCTTTTTGCAAACGCACGTCGGCGTTCGGGGATTTGGATAGGCCCTTCTTTGCGGGTTGGCCACCGGTTGGGGCATCCCACCAGTTATCGGCCAAGGGGTGATCGGCTGGCAGTGTGGCCTGTGAGGCACCATCACTATTGCCAGCCTGGGCAGCGCGCTGGCGTTGGGACAGGGAAACGTGTTGCTTCTTGGCCGGCTTTGCGTTGGAAAGCCGCAGCTTCTCATCCGGTGTTTTCTTCGTGGGGCGCGCTTGCTTATCAGCGCCCCTATCCGGTGTGCCTTCTCGGCGAGCGGGAGGAGTCATGGTCCCCGATGCTACCAAGCATCCTCGATGGAATCGACTTCCGGAAGCAGCGGTGCAAGCTCCGGAAGGCGTTCGAGGGAATCTATTCCAAGCTGTTCCAAAAACAACTCTGTTGTCACGTATCGGTGGGCACCAGTCGAGGGATCAGGTTCCGCTTCCGCAATCAGGCCGCGGAGGTTCAAGGTGCGCATCACCCCGTCCACATTGACGCCGCGCACCGCGGCGACTTGGGCACGCGTCACCGGCTGGCGGTATGCCACCACCGCGAGGGTTTCTAGCGCAGCACGGGAAAGCTTCGTCGACGATCCGTCGAGAAGAAAAGCCTCCACGGCGTGTGCATTGGCGGGCCGGGTGTAAAGACGCCAGCCCTCGGCGGTTTCACGCACATCGATGCCGGAACCGCGGGAGTCACACTCGTTCTTCCACGCTAAAAGTTCACTGCGCACGTCTGCTGGCGACGCACCTAGCGCGCCGGCAAGATCTTCCGTCGTCGCTGGAGTGTCCAAAATTAACAGCACGGACTCTAACTGCGAGCGCAGTTGGCTCACCATCTGCGTGGAGTAATCAGCATCCATGGACAGCTAGCTCCAGTTCGCTGCGGCCACCACCGCGGGGTCTACGTCTTTGCCCGTCCACGACAAGTCCAGTGGACCAAGCGATTCCTCTTGGCGCGCATCGACGGCTTGGGCTTTGTAGAGCTCCAAGATGGCCAGGAACCTCCCGACGATTTCCATCGACCGCGCGCAGTCTTTCGTCACCGTGCTAAAGCTCAGCCAGCTGTGGGCGCCAGCTAGTTTGAGCTGATCAAGAACTCTGCCAGCTTGTTCCGGAACAGACACAGCCTGGGCGTGCAGGTGGTCCACGCGGACTTCCTCCGGAGGAGTCGGCCGGAAGACACTTGCCGCGAGCTGCGCGAACGAGTCAGCGGTGTGCCCAAGACTGACGGGTGGAAGAAGCTCACCGTAACGCTCCTCCATCGCGACGGCACGCGGGTAGCGTCGCTGGGCGCTGAGCTGCCACTGGGCAAACTGACGGGCTACTTCTTGGTACGCGCGGTACTGCAACAAACGCGCGAACAGTAAGTCGCGCGATGACAGCAACTCCAGGTCCTCAGCATCCTCATCTTCCTGATTGGGAAGCAATCGGCGTGCTTTCAGGCTCAGCAAGGTGGCGGCGGTAACCAAAAAGTCAGTCACTTCATCCAAATCCGCGTGATCCCCCAGCATGCGCACGTAGGAGATGAACTCATCGGTGACCTCAGCCAGTGCGACTTCAGTGACGTCCAGCTTGCGGGCGCTGATCAGGTTCAGCAGAAGATCGTAGGGGCCCTCGAAGTTACCCAGCGCCAGCGTGAAACCGGTGATCTCCGGTTGATACCCGACCCCGTCGGCCAGCGTCACCGGCCGGTCCTCTCCAAAACTTCCAAGGCCAGGTTGCGGTACTGCTCTGCGCCCTGGGAATTCGGTGCCCACGTAATAATCGGCTCCCCGGCAACAGAGGTCTCGGGGAAACGGACCGTGCGGGTGATCACGGTGTCAAAGACTCGGTCCCCAAAGACCTCAACCACGCGATCCATGACCTCGCGCGCGTGGGTGGTGCGCCGGTCAAACATGGTCACCAAGATGCCGACGATTTCCAGGTCAAAGTTAATGCGGTCACGCACCTTCTCCACGGTGTCCGTCAGTAGGGCCAGGCCGCGCAGCGAAAAGTATTCGCACTCCATAGGGATGATCACGCCTTGGGAGCACGCGAGGGCATTGACGGTCAGCAGACCAAGCGAGGGTTGGCAATCAATAATGATCACGTCATACTCGCCACGCACCGGCCGCAGCGCGCGGCCCAGAGTCTGCTCCCGACCCACCTCATTGACCAACTGGATCTCAGCGGCGGAGAGGTCAATGTTGGCCGGCACGAGGTCTAAGCCTGAGACATTCGTGTGCTTGATCGCTGAGTGGATAGACGCCGTGTTATCCAGCATCAAGTCATAGACCGTCACCTGGTCTTCGTCGTGGGTGACACCAAGACCGGCAGACAACGCTCCTTGCGGATCAAGGTCCACGAGGAGCACTTTGCGGCCCACTTCCGCAAGGCACGCACCCAGGTTGATCGAGGACGTGGTCTTCCCCACCCCGCCCTTCTGATTCACCATGGAGATGATCACGGCAGGGCCATGCCGGTCCAGCGGCTTCGGCTGCGGGAGTTCACGCACCGGGCGCCCTGTAAGGCCAACAGTAGGTTCCGGCAGCAACGACTCCTGCGTTGCGCCTGCACCCGTTTCCGTCGTCCCGGCCATCGCGCCACCACCTATCCTTTCCAGCTCACACGTTATCTTACACTCTTGTAATTCGTAACTGTGGCCTTTGCGCGGGGGTGACTTGTAGCCCACACGTCGCGGAGATTCTCCGGACTCACGTGCGTGTAGATCTGAGTGGTGGTCACCGACGAATGGCCAAGGAGCTCCTGGACCGTACGCACGTCCGCACCGCCTTCGAGCAAGTGCGTGGCAAAAGAATGCCGCAGCGTGTGCGGGGAGATTTTCTTATCTATCCCCGCGCGTTTCGCCGCGTCTTGGATGATCGCCCACGCGCTTTGGCGCGATAGTGCCTTGCCGCGGGTGTTTAAGAACAGTGCGTGAGACGCCCCCGTCGATAAGCATGGGCGCCCGCGGACAAGATACTCGGCGAGCGCGCCGCGCGCGGCACCGCCCAAGGGCACGATGCGCTGCTTATCGCCTTTTCCCGTCACGCGCAGGAACGCCGCGTCAAGACCAGCTTGGCCGTCACTGCCGCCCACGTCATCGCTACTGCCAGCGGCGACGAGCTCGCTGACGTCATCAACGCTGAGCGCTAGCGCCTCAGAGACGCGTGTGCCGGTGGCGTAGAGAGTTTCCAACAGAGCCTTGTCCCGGATCCCGGTTGGAGTGTCCTCGCTGCACGACTCAATCAGTGCCGCGACCTCGTTGATACTCAAGGTGTCGGGAAGCTTCTCCCCCGCGCTCGGTGGCGACACGCTGGCTGCGACGTCGGCGGGCACGAGGCCTTCGACGGCAGCGAACTTGTGCAGACCCCGGGCGACCACGAGTGCGCGCCCAGCCGAGGACGCTGCGAGCGGTGATCTGGTTTTCGATCCCCGCCGTAAATCAGCGACGTAGTCTTCCACATCCGTCGTCGTCACCGCGGCAAGGTCGTCTTTGCCGCAAGATTCGAGCCATTCCACGTAGCGGTTCGCGTCACGCCGGTAGTTGCTCAGCGTGTGCTGGGACGCGCCCCGTTCCACGGCGAGGTGCTCAAGCCACAGTTGCGCCACCACCCGGGGTGTCACGTCGTCCGCTTCTTCATGTCCGGGGTAAAGCCTTCCGCACGGCGTCGGCTAGCCATCGCCGTGGGACGAAGATCAAAGGGGTCGGTCACGGGACGAGGCTCCGCGCGCTTATCCACGACCTCACACGCCGCGAGGATGCCAGAGATCGCGATCGAATTGATGATCTCACCGCGCAGAGTCATCGCGCGCGCCTGATCAAGCGACACCCACGCCAGTTCCATGTCCGCTTCCTCTTCTTCGCCTTCTGGCTTATCGACGATCGTAAGGTCAGTGGCATAAAACACCCGAACCGCTTCTTCCGCGAAACCTGGTGAGGTGATCAGATCAACTAGGACGTGCCAGTTCGATGCGGTAACGCCTGCTTCTTCCACCAGCTCACGCTGGGCAGCGATGAGTTCAGATTCACCATCTATATCAAGCAGGCCGGCGGGCAATTCCCACAAACGGCGCCCTACGGTATGGCGGTATTGCTCCACCATGGCGATCTCATTGTCCGCGTTCACGGCCACGACGGCGACAGCGCCGAAGTGTTCGACGATTTCGCGCTTGGCGGTACCGCCGCCTGGCATCGTGACGGTGTCGCGTCGGACAGCGAGAATCGGTGCGTCGATAAGCAACTGCGAATCGAGCGTCTCAAATCTGTGGCGGGGCGTTTCGCTCATGCCACAAGCCTAGCTGTGTCGCTTAGGGCTTTTTCGGTGCGGGCGCAACGGCCGTGGAGGCCGAACCATAGGCGCCGACGCCGCCCCGGATCTGTTCTGCGAGCGCTAAGACTGTGGAGATGCGGCCCGTTTCCGTGTCCGTGGAATCAACGGTGGAAACGTCTTTCTTAGCAATGTCGTTGCCGCGGATCAGACCGAGCGCACCCTTTGGTTCCGCCGCTGGGAGTCGACCTGCCAGCACCGCAGAACCACCCGCGTCCTGGACGCCCCACGCGAAGTCAGAAGTGATCACCGCGCCAAAGTCACCATCTGCGCGGTTGCCTCCTTGCTCCTTGCCGCCCGTGACCACGATGACCCCGTGCGCGGGTTTGATCGTGCCATCTTCGAACGTTAAGAACCCTTTGTCGCGCAGAGTGCCCAACGTCAGGGCGCGATCTTCCTCAGTGGCGATCGGCTCACGCGACATCGGATCAATCATGACCGCAGCGCCCACTGCCTCACCGGCGTGGAAACCGGGTGCTTGGTACTCCTTCGCCAACTGCGCGCCCGCCGGAAGGGACGCCGCGACAACAGCTTGGAGTTCATCCGTTGCTTTAGAGTCCATGAATTTATCCGTGAGCGCGATGGTTCCGGCGTTGATACCGCCAGCCTGTTCCGCGAGCCAGCGGATCGTGTCCACGTCTTTCGGATCAGCGTCCGGGGTACTGATGATGAGAAAGCCTTTGTCGATCAGCGTGCCTGCAACCAGCTCAGTGGAGACCTGGGAGAGCAGCTCATTCGCGGAATCCGCGGACTTGTTCGCCTCCGCTTCGCCGCCATCGCTTTTCGACGACGAGGCGCCGCCACCGACGTTGTCAT
This genomic window contains:
- the cmk gene encoding (d)CMP kinase, producing MGTPISNMPNDGLILAVDGPSGTGKSTTCRALAKKLDAKYVDTGAMYRVATLAVLRAGVDPNDTAAVIAATRELPLEVSDDPDSKSVILDGEDVSAEIRGREVTQNVSAVSAIPEVRENLVALQRSLASDAHRAIVEGRDIGTVVLIDAPAKAFLTASPEVRAQRRFDQDVAAGRDADYETVLADVVRRDELDSSRATSPLRPAEDAEIIDTSDMAKDQVLEALIQLIERSAR
- a CDS encoding pseudouridine synthase; its protein translation is MTPPARREGTPDRGADKQARPTKKTPDEKLRLSNAKPAKKQHVSLSQRQRAAQAGNSDGASQATLPADHPLADNWWDAPTGGQPAKKGLSKSPNADVRLQKALAQAGVASRRHAELMIDEGRVEVNGTIVREQGVRVDPNVDIIRVDGVRVNVNEDLQYFVLNKPRGMHTTMEDELGRPCVGDIVADRVTAGQRLFHVGRLDADTEGLLILTNDGELANRLMHPKYEVPKTYLATVKGEAKPGLVKQLRAGIELEDGMAKADYVNIVDTHQGESLILVELHEGRKHIVRRMLKAAGFPVQRLVRTKIHTVRLGEQKPGTLRALNDSELTSLYKVVEM
- the scpB gene encoding SMC-Scp complex subunit ScpB yields the protein MDADYSTQMVSQLRSQLESVLLILDTPATTEDLAGALGASPADVRSELLAWKNECDSRGSGIDVRETAEGWRLYTRPANAHAVEAFLLDGSSTKLSRAALETLAVVAYRQPVTRAQVAAVRGVNVDGVMRTLNLRGLIAEAEPDPSTGAHRYVTTELFLEQLGIDSLERLPELAPLLPEVDSIEDAW
- a CDS encoding segregation and condensation protein A; protein product: MTLADGVGYQPEITGFTLALGNFEGPYDLLLNLISARKLDVTEVALAEVTDEFISYVRMLGDHADLDEVTDFLVTAATLLSLKARRLLPNQEDEDAEDLELLSSRDLLFARLLQYRAYQEVARQFAQWQLSAQRRYPRAVAMEERYGELLPPVSLGHTADSFAQLAASVFRPTPPEEVRVDHLHAQAVSVPEQAGRVLDQLKLAGAHSWLSFSTVTKDCARSMEIVGRFLAILELYKAQAVDARQEESLGPLDLSWTGKDVDPAVVAAANWS
- a CDS encoding ParA family protein, encoding MAGTTETGAGATQESLLPEPTVGLTGRPVRELPQPKPLDRHGPAVIISMVNQKGGVGKTTSSINLGACLAEVGRKVLLVDLDPQGALSAGLGVTHDEDQVTVYDLMLDNTASIHSAIKHTNVSGLDLVPANIDLSAAEIQLVNEVGREQTLGRALRPVRGEYDVIIIDCQPSLGLLTVNALACSQGVIIPMECEYFSLRGLALLTDTVEKVRDRINFDLEIVGILVTMFDRRTTHAREVMDRVVEVFGDRVFDTVITRTVRFPETSVAGEPIITWAPNSQGAEQYRNLALEVLERTGR
- the xerD gene encoding site-specific tyrosine recombinase XerD gives rise to the protein MTPRVVAQLWLEHLAVERGASQHTLSNYRRDANRYVEWLESCGKDDLAAVTTTDVEDYVADLRRGSKTRSPLAASSAGRALVVARGLHKFAAVEGLVPADVAASVSPPSAGEKLPDTLSINEVAALIESCSEDTPTGIRDKALLETLYATGTRVSEALALSVDDVSELVAAGSSDDVGGSDGQAGLDAAFLRVTGKGDKQRIVPLGGAARGALAEYLVRGRPCLSTGASHALFLNTRGKALSRQSAWAIIQDAAKRAGIDKKISPHTLRHSFATHLLEGGADVRTVQELLGHSSVTTTQIYTHVSPENLRDVWATSHPRAKATVTNYKSVR
- a CDS encoding NUDIX domain-containing protein encodes the protein MSETPRHRFETLDSQLLIDAPILAVRRDTVTMPGGGTAKREIVEHFGAVAVVAVNADNEIAMVEQYRHTVGRRLWELPAGLLDIDGESELIAAQRELVEEAGVTASNWHVLVDLITSPGFAEEAVRVFYATDLTIVDKPEGEEEEADMELAWVSLDQARAMTLRGEIINSIAISGILAACEVVDKRAEPRPVTDPFDLRPTAMASRRRAEGFTPDMKKRTT
- a CDS encoding copper transporter produces the protein MSKRSSGKAGWMISGLAWGTAIGLAAGTLVIAPAMAPITNLGYDNVGGGASSSKSDGGEAEANKSADSANELLSQVSTELVAGTLIDKGFLIISTPDADPKDVDTIRWLAEQAGGINAGTIALTDKFMDSKATDELQAVVAASLPAGAQLAKEYQAPGFHAGEAVGAAVMIDPMSREPIATEEDRALTLGTLRDKGFLTFEDGTIKPAHGVIVVTGGKEQGGNRADGDFGAVITSDFAWGVQDAGGSAVLAGRLPAAEPKGALGLIRGNDIAKKDVSTVDSTDTETGRISTVLALAEQIRGGVGAYGSASTAVAPAPKKP